A region from the Streptomyces tsukubensis genome encodes:
- a CDS encoding FAD binding domain-containing protein: protein MEFLRPATWDEALAAKAAHPAAVPVAGGTDVMVEINFDHRRPGHLMDLNRIDELGQWEVGETAVRLGASVPYTRIITELRDELPGLALASRTVASPQIRNRGGVGGNLGTASPAGDAHPALLAAGAEVEVASVRGSRRIPIDAFYTGVKRNALAPDELIRAVHIARAGGPQQFGKVGTRNAMVIAVCAFGLALHPDTRTVRTGIGSAAPTPVRAKAAEEFLAAALAEGGCWENGKAVSPAAAAEFAALAAGACSPIDDVRGTAAYRRHAVGVLARRTLTWAWEEYRGGGGARSRTTGNTRPPGPARGAEGTEGAA from the coding sequence ATGGAATTCCTCCGGCCCGCCACCTGGGACGAGGCCCTCGCCGCCAAGGCCGCGCACCCGGCGGCGGTCCCCGTCGCCGGCGGTACCGACGTCATGGTCGAGATCAACTTCGACCACCGCAGACCCGGCCACCTCATGGACCTCAACCGCATCGACGAGCTGGGGCAGTGGGAGGTCGGCGAGACCGCGGTACGGCTCGGCGCCTCCGTCCCGTACACCCGGATCATCACGGAGCTGCGGGACGAGCTGCCCGGCCTGGCGCTCGCCTCCCGCACCGTCGCCTCCCCCCAGATCCGCAACCGCGGCGGCGTCGGCGGCAATCTGGGCACCGCGTCCCCGGCGGGCGACGCCCATCCGGCGCTGCTCGCCGCGGGCGCCGAGGTCGAGGTGGCCTCCGTACGCGGCAGTCGCCGCATCCCGATCGACGCCTTCTACACGGGCGTCAAACGCAACGCCCTCGCGCCCGACGAACTGATCCGGGCCGTCCATATCGCCCGCGCGGGCGGCCCCCAGCAGTTCGGCAAGGTCGGCACCCGCAACGCCATGGTGATCGCGGTCTGCGCCTTCGGACTGGCGCTCCACCCCGACACCCGGACCGTCCGCACCGGCATCGGCTCCGCCGCGCCCACACCCGTTCGGGCGAAGGCCGCCGAGGAGTTTCTCGCCGCGGCGCTGGCGGAAGGCGGCTGCTGGGAGAACGGGAAGGCCGTGAGCCCCGCGGCGGCCGCGGAGTTCGCCGCCCTGGCCGCCGGGGCGTGCAGCCCGATCGACGACGTCCGGGGTACGGCCGCCTACCGGCGGCACGCCGTCGGCGTCCTGGCCCGCCGCACCCTGACCTGGGCCTGGGAGGAGTACCGCGGCGGCGGGGGTGCCCGGAGCCGTACGACCGGAAACACCCGGCCCCCCGGCCCCGCCCGGGGCGCCGAAGGAACAGAGGGAGCAGCCTGA
- a CDS encoding iron ABC transporter substrate-binding protein, with amino-acid sequence MRRPLARRATVLGISAALLVPVLAACGSDDKSDKSDKKDGAKAQSADELVIYSGRNEKLISPIIEKLEKATGTKVEVRYGDSAELAAQILEEGKKTKAGLFFSQDAGALGALSNAGLLAKLPEKSLNKVDAAFRGSAGDWAGVSGRSRVIAYNPALAPKAPDSVKDLTKPEWKGKVGYAPTNASFQAFVTGMRVLEGDEATKKWLKDLKANGAKAYDKNGAILDAVDKGEVALGLINHYYWYEKASEVGADKLKAKIHFLPGGDAGALVNVAGVGVLKDGGQSAAAEKAVDYLLSDEAQKYFATETKEYPLVAGVASPVEGLPPLASLKAPKIDLGKLDSLQKTLELIREAGMV; translated from the coding sequence ATGCGCCGTCCGCTCGCCCGCCGGGCCACCGTCCTCGGCATATCCGCCGCGCTGCTCGTTCCCGTCCTCGCCGCCTGCGGCTCCGACGACAAGAGCGACAAGAGCGACAAGAAGGACGGCGCGAAGGCGCAGAGCGCCGACGAGCTGGTGATCTACTCCGGCCGCAACGAGAAGCTGATCTCCCCGATCATCGAGAAGCTGGAGAAGGCGACCGGCACCAAGGTCGAGGTCCGCTACGGCGACAGCGCCGAACTCGCGGCGCAGATCCTGGAGGAGGGCAAGAAGACCAAGGCCGGTCTCTTCTTCTCCCAGGACGCGGGCGCCCTCGGCGCGCTCTCCAACGCCGGTCTGCTGGCGAAGCTGCCCGAGAAGTCCCTGAACAAGGTCGACGCCGCCTTCCGCGGCAGCGCGGGTGACTGGGCCGGCGTCTCCGGCCGCTCCCGCGTCATCGCCTACAACCCGGCTCTGGCCCCCAAGGCCCCGGACAGCGTCAAGGACCTGACGAAGCCCGAGTGGAAGGGCAAGGTCGGCTACGCGCCCACCAACGCCTCCTTCCAGGCCTTCGTCACCGGTATGCGCGTCCTGGAGGGCGACGAGGCCACCAAGAAGTGGCTGAAGGACCTCAAGGCCAACGGCGCCAAGGCGTACGACAAGAACGGCGCGATCCTCGACGCGGTCGACAAGGGCGAGGTCGCCCTCGGTCTGATCAACCACTACTACTGGTACGAGAAGGCGTCCGAGGTCGGCGCCGACAAGCTCAAGGCCAAGATCCACTTCCTGCCCGGTGGTGACGCGGGCGCCCTGGTCAACGTCGCGGGCGTCGGTGTCCTCAAGGACGGCGGCCAGAGCGCCGCGGCCGAGAAGGCCGTCGACTACCTCCTCTCCGACGAGGCCCAGAAGTACTTCGCCACCGAGACCAAGGAGTACCCGCTGGTCGCCGGGGTCGCCTCGCCCGTCGAGGGGCTGCCGCCGCTGGCGTCCCTGAAGGCCCCCAAGATCGACCTCGGCAAGCTCGACTCCCTCCAGAAGACCCTGGAGCTGATCCGCGAAGCCGGCATGGTCTGA
- a CDS encoding PucR family transcriptional regulator: MRLRALLENEALGLRLLGGDDELDRSVRGVMTTDLRDPSRYLSGGELVLTGLAWRHAPEDSEPFVRILAEARVAGLAAGEAELGRVPDDLVEACARYRMPLFAVHESVAFATITEYVVRQVSGERAGDLAAVVDRHRRMMTSGAAGGGPEVVLGLLGSDLDLRAWLLSPTGRRIAGPGVGAPGGPGADASEGTDPGAASTAGTGATTEITDTAGTAAIAAGALPAAVGTALAAEHLAASRAGRRPPHQVTVEGTAYSLFPIGAAADTPAGTPGEARGAVLSDWLLAVEADAADWPAARLDLLQGVTQLIAVERDRRDAARTVRRRLAAEVLELVQSGAAPAEIAARLRVAAPVLLPGPDTAPHWQVVVARVDWSRDGNGGVDADGDDTAAGRVARALLEEILVDPAAQGAEPADRIAVAHTGGEAIALVPLSVLPPTGDGPAVEEALHAETLLAAVREPLSAGLDGDGRLTLGVSAAVSSAEGLRGALEEARHARRVAAARPGRVCAAGHHELASHVLLLPFVPDDVRRAFTARLLDPLREYDRRHRAELVPTLEAFLDSDGSWTRCAAQLHLHVNTLRYRVGRIEQLTGRDLARLEDKLDFFLALRMS; the protein is encoded by the coding sequence ATGCGGCTGCGCGCACTGCTGGAGAACGAGGCGCTGGGGCTGCGGCTGCTCGGCGGGGACGACGAGCTGGACCGCTCGGTACGCGGGGTCATGACCACGGACCTGCGGGACCCGAGCCGCTATCTCTCGGGCGGCGAGCTGGTGCTCACCGGCCTGGCGTGGCGGCATGCGCCGGAGGATTCGGAACCTTTCGTACGGATCCTGGCGGAGGCCCGGGTGGCCGGGCTTGCGGCCGGCGAGGCGGAGCTGGGCCGGGTGCCGGACGATCTGGTGGAGGCGTGCGCCCGGTACCGGATGCCGCTGTTCGCGGTCCACGAGTCGGTGGCCTTCGCGACGATCACCGAGTACGTGGTGCGCCAGGTCTCCGGCGAGCGGGCGGGCGATCTCGCCGCGGTCGTGGACCGGCACCGCCGGATGATGACCTCGGGCGCGGCGGGCGGCGGGCCGGAGGTCGTCCTCGGGCTGCTCGGCTCCGATCTGGACCTGCGGGCCTGGCTGCTCTCGCCGACCGGGCGGCGGATCGCGGGCCCCGGCGTCGGCGCGCCGGGCGGGCCCGGCGCCGATGCCTCCGAGGGTACGGATCCGGGCGCGGCATCCACAGCCGGGACCGGCGCAACCACAGAGATCACCGATACCGCCGGGACCGCGGCGATCGCAGCCGGAGCGCTGCCCGCGGCAGTGGGCACCGCTCTCGCCGCGGAGCATCTCGCGGCCTCCCGGGCCGGACGCCGCCCGCCCCACCAGGTGACCGTGGAGGGGACCGCGTACTCCCTCTTCCCGATCGGCGCCGCGGCGGACACCCCGGCGGGGACCCCAGGGGAGGCCCGCGGGGCCGTGCTCTCCGACTGGCTGCTCGCGGTCGAGGCGGACGCGGCGGACTGGCCCGCCGCCCGGCTCGACCTCCTCCAGGGGGTCACCCAGCTCATCGCGGTCGAGCGCGACCGCCGCGACGCGGCCCGTACGGTCCGCCGCAGGCTCGCCGCGGAGGTGCTGGAGCTGGTTCAGTCGGGTGCGGCGCCCGCCGAGATCGCGGCCCGGCTCCGGGTCGCCGCGCCCGTGCTGCTGCCGGGCCCGGACACCGCGCCGCACTGGCAGGTCGTGGTGGCCCGGGTCGACTGGAGCCGGGACGGCAACGGCGGCGTCGATGCCGACGGCGACGACACGGCCGCCGGTCGGGTCGCCCGGGCGCTGCTGGAGGAGATCCTCGTCGACCCGGCGGCCCAGGGCGCCGAGCCGGCGGACCGGATCGCCGTCGCGCACACCGGCGGCGAGGCCATCGCCCTCGTACCGCTGTCCGTGCTGCCGCCCACCGGTGACGGGCCCGCCGTCGAGGAGGCCCTCCACGCGGAGACGCTTCTGGCGGCCGTCCGGGAGCCGCTGTCGGCCGGGCTCGACGGCGACGGGCGGCTCACCCTCGGCGTCAGCGCCGCGGTCTCGTCGGCCGAGGGGCTGCGCGGTGCGCTGGAGGAGGCCCGGCACGCCCGGCGGGTCGCCGCGGCCCGTCCCGGCCGGGTCTGCGCGGCCGGTCACCACGAACTGGCCTCGCACGTCCTGCTGCTGCCGTTCGTCCCGGACGACGTCCGCCGGGCCTTCACGGCCCGGCTGCTCGACCCGCTGCGGGAGTACGACCGGCGGCACCGGGCCGAACTGGTCCCGACGCTGGAGGCGTTCCTCGACTCCGACGGCTCCTGGACGCGCTGCGCGGCCCAGCTCCATCTGCACGTCAACACCCTGCGCTACCGGGTGGGCCGGATCGAACAGCTCACGGGCCGCGATCTGGCACGGCTGGAGGACAAGCTCGACTTCTTCCTCGCGCTGCGGATGAGCTGA
- a CDS encoding (2Fe-2S)-binding protein translates to MRVTFTVNGRRAEADDVWEGESLLYVLRERLGLPGSKNACEQGECGSCTVRLDGVPVCSCLVAAGQAEGRDVITVEGLAALARSRARPKTPEAAGPDAGGPALAPVQQAFVDAGAVQCGFCTPGLLVAADELLEHTPDPSDADIREALSGNLCRCTGYEKILDAVRLAAVRQGTADDPEGPVR, encoded by the coding sequence ATGCGGGTCACCTTCACCGTCAACGGCCGGCGGGCCGAGGCCGACGACGTCTGGGAGGGCGAGAGCCTGCTCTACGTCCTGCGCGAGCGGCTCGGGCTCCCCGGCTCCAAGAACGCCTGCGAACAGGGCGAATGCGGTTCCTGTACGGTCCGCCTCGACGGGGTGCCGGTCTGCTCCTGCCTGGTGGCCGCGGGACAGGCCGAGGGCCGGGACGTGATCACCGTCGAAGGGCTCGCCGCCCTCGCCCGCAGCCGCGCCCGGCCGAAGACGCCGGAAGCGGCAGGACCGGACGCCGGAGGACCGGCCCTCGCCCCCGTCCAGCAGGCGTTCGTCGACGCCGGGGCCGTCCAGTGCGGATTCTGCACCCCCGGCCTCCTCGTCGCCGCCGACGAACTCCTCGAACACACCCCCGACCCGTCCGACGCCGATATCCGCGAGGCCCTCTCCGGCAACCTCTGCCGCTGCACCGGCTACGAGAAGATCCTCGACGCGGTCCGCCTCGCCGCCGTCCGCCAGGGCACCGCGGACGACCCGGAAGGACCCGTACGATGA